CGCTTGTATGTTAAGCCTGGATGCACTGGATTGTGGCAGGCCACGGTTCGCAATAGTGTTGGTTTTGATGAAATGGTTAGACTGGATTTGATTTATGTTCAGAAACGCAGTTTGAAATTTGATTTATGGATTATATTTAGAACGGTTAAAATCATGTTTAGACCAAATGGAGCGTATTAAACAATTTGTATTAGTTGTTTTAATCATCGAAAGGGCGGAATTTTAGAAAGTGCAAAAAAGAGAGGTATTTATCGTAGGCGCAAAGGGAATTCCGGCTAGATATGGTGGCTTTGAATCCTTTGTGGATCAATTAACAGCCCGGAAACAAACAAATCGAATTCATTACTATGTAGCTTGCCGACGTGATCTATCTGAGAATAAAGCTGATTTATATGAATATAATGATGCAACTTGTTTTAATGTAGATGTTCCCAATATTGGTCCGGCTAAAGCAATTATGTATGATGTTAAAGCGTTTAAAGAAGCTTTGAAAATTATTCGTCGGAAAAAAATTGCACATCCAATTGTTTACGTCTTGGCATGTCGAATGGGACCATTTATTAATCACTTTAAGAAGCAATTGAAACTGTTCAATGGTGAATTGCTAGTTAATCCTGATGGACACGAATGGTTACGTGCTAAATGGAGCCTTCCTGTACGCAAATACTGGAAATTGTCTGAACAATTAATGGTAAAGCATGCCGACCTTTTAATTTGTGATAGTCAAAGCATTGAGAAATACATCAAAACAGATTACTCAAAATATCAGCCGCAAACTCGATACATAGCATATGGTTCTGATATTAAAAAATCTGAGGTCAGTTTACGCAATCAAAAGGTTAAAGAATGGTACGCAAAATTTAATGTGAAGCCCAATAATTATTATTTAATCGTTGGTCGTTTTGTACCTGAAAATAATTATGCAACGATGATTAAAGAATTTATGAAGTCTGATACCAACAAAGATTTGATTATTATTACTAATGTTAAAAAGGACAAGTTTTATGATGATTTGGAGAAGTCAAATCATTTCTTAAATGATCAGCGTATTAAGTTTGTGGGAACTGTTTATGACAATCAAATCTTGAAATTTATTCGTGAGAATGCGTTCGCGTACTTGCATGGTCATGAGGTGGGGGGAACCAATCCTTCACTTTTAGAGGCGTTAGGTAGTACCAAAGTTAATTTGTTGTTAGATGTTGGGTTTAATCGTGAAGTCGGAATGTCGGGGGCATATTACTGGACAAAGGACAATGGTTCTTTAAGTTCTTTAATCAAACGTACTGAGCAGTTAGATTGTGACGGAATAAATCGGTTAAGCTTCTTAGCCAAGAATCGGATACTTAAACAGTTCGATTGGTCAATTATCATTAATAAATACGAGAAAGTATTTAGTGGAAACTACTAGTCTAGTACGTGTGTTATACGAGGAGGAAATATGAATGAAAGGCATTATTTTAGCTGGAGGGTCGGGAACGAGACTATATCCAATTACCCGGGCCATTTCAAAACAGTTAATTTCCATTTATGATAAGCCTATGATTTATTATCCACTGTCAACACTGATGTTGGCAGGTATTCGGGATATATTAATCATTTCAACACCAAAAGATACACCAAGATTCAAAGAGTTACTGGGGGATGGACATGATTTGGGCTTGAAGTTATCTTATACAGTCCAAGAAAATCCTAATGGTCTGGCTGAAGCGTTTATTTTGGGTGCTGATTTTATTGGTGACGACTCAGTTTGCCTTATTTTAGGTGATAATATTTATTATGGTGGCGGCTTATCCAAGATGCTTCAACATGCTAGCGCTAAGCCGAAGGGGGCCACGGTCTTTGGTTACCATGTCAATGATCCGGAGCGGTTTGGTGTCGTTGACTTTGATGAAAATATGCATGCAAAGTCCATTGTTGAAAAGCCAGACCATCCAGCTAGTAATTATGCCGTCACGGGAATGTATTTTTATGATAATCAAGTCGTTGATATTGCGAAGAATATTCAACCATCACCACGTGGTGAATTGGAGATTACGGATATCAACAAAGTTTACTTAGAACATAATGAGTTAGATGTTGAACTCATGGGTCGTGGTTTTGCCTGGCTTGATACTGGGACCCATGATTCATTACAAGAAGCAAGTAGTTTTATTGCAACTGTTGAAAGACGTGAGAACCTAAAAGTGGCTTGTCTCGAAGAAGTGGCCTATCGGATGGGCTATATCGATGCTGATAAAGTGTATGAATTGGCGCAACCATTGAAGAAGAATGATTACGGTCAATACTTATTAAGATTAATTGGGAGGGCTTAAATTTTGGGCAAATTAAAGGTAACAACGACTAAGTTACAAGATGTTAAGATTATTGAACCAGCAGTTTTTGGTGACAAGCGCGGGTTCTTTACGGAAACTTACTCTGACCGTGATTTCAAAGAAGCTGGAATTGATTTTGATTTCATTCAGGATAATCAATCATTGTCAGCTGAAGCGGGTGTTTTGCGGGGACTGCATTTTCAACGTGGCAAGGCAGCGCAAACTAAATTGATTCGCGTGGTGACTGGTGCCGTGCTTGATGTTATTGTGGACGTTCGTGCTGGCTCACCTACGTACGGGGAATGGGAAGGCTATATTATCTCTGAAAGTAACCACCGTCAATTGTTAGTCCCCCGTGGCTTTGCCCATGGCTTTGTGACATTGACTGATAATGTTAATTTCTTATACAAGTGTGATAACTACTACAATGCTGAAGCTGATGGTGGAATCACCTTTATGGATAAAGATTTAAACATTAACTGGCCTATTGACTACGATCAAGCTATTACTTCTGAAAAGGATGCTAAACAACAGACCTTCAAAGAATTTGAACAGAACAATCCGTTTGCTTACGGCGAAATTTGAGGAGACGTCATGGAAAACTTATTAGTTACCGGTGGTGCCGGCTTTATTGGCTCTAACTTTGTTCACTATGTTTATAATCATCATCCCGAAGTCAAGATTACCGTGTTAGATAAGTTAACTTATGCTGGTAATCGGGCCAACTTGGAAGAAATTCTAGGCGACCGGGTTAAATTAGTTGTGGGTGACATTTGTGATGCGCCCTTAGTTGATGAATTAATGCAACAAACTGACGCGGTTGTCCATTACGCCGCTGAAAGCCACAATGATAATTCATTGAAGGATCCATGGCCATTCATCGAAACGAATATTATTGGGACTTATACGCTGATTCAATCCGCACATAAGTTCAACAAACGCTTCCACCATGTTTCCACTGATGAAGTATACGGTGATTTACCATTACGGGAAGATTTACCGGGCCATGGTGAGGGTGTTGGCGAGAAGTTTACACCAACTAGTCGGTATAAGCCTTCCAGCCCATACTCTTCATCTAAGGCCAGCAGTGATCTCTTAGTTCGGGCTTGGGTGCGTTCGTTTGGCTTACAAGCCACTATTTCAAACTGCTCAAATAATTATGGTCCTTATCAATATATTGAGAAATTTATTCCACGCCAAATTACCAATATTTTAAGTGGTATTCGGCCAAAATTATATGGTAGTGGTAAAAACGTTCGTGACTGGATTCACACGAACGACCATTCTGCGGCCGTTTGGGATATTTTAACCAAGGGTAAGATTGGTGAGACCTACCTGATTGGTGCCGATGGCGAAATGAACAATAAGGACGTCTTGGAAATGATTCTTGAATTAATGGGTCAGCCTAAAGATGCCTATGATGTTGTTAAGGACCGTCCCGGCCATGATTTACGTTATGCAATCGATTCAACTAAGTTGCGCACGGAATTAGGTTGGCAGCCAGAGTTTACTGACTTCCGGTCTGGTTTGAAAGCAACGATTGATTGGTATACGGACCATCAAGACTGGTGGCAAGCAGATAAGAACAAGGTTGAATCAAACTACGCCAAGAACGGGCAATAAAATATCAAATGTTTTAAATAGGCGGAGTGTCAATGGACAGTTCGCTTATTTTCTAGGAGAGAAAATAAAAATGGCTAAAGTAATGATTGTTGGTGCCAATGGTCAGTTAGGTCATGAGTTGCAACGACTATTAAATGAACAAGGGATGGTATTTGACGCGCTGACTGAAAAAGAATTGGATATTACAGACTTAGACGCAGTCAAAGCTAAGATTGCAGAGTTACAACCAGCGGTCTTATATGATTGCGCGGCTTACACAGCAGTTGATAAGGCCGAAGATGAAGGCAAAGCCCTCAATTGGCTGGTCAATGTTGATGGAACAAAAAATTTAGCCCAAGTAGCAGCTGAACAGGGTGTTAAATTGGTTTATGTTTCTACTGACTACATTTTTGATGGCACCAATAAAGGTGAATATTTAGAAGATGACCCAGCCAACCCCAAGAATGAGTACGGGCGTGCTAAGTGGGCTGGTGAAGAAGCCGTTCGTCATAGCGGTGCTGATTACTATATTGTTCGGACTAGCTGGGTTTTCGGTGAATTTGGGCATAACTTTGTCTTCACAATGCAGAATTTAGCAAAGACGCATGACAAGTTGACAGTCGTCAATGATCAACTTGGACGACCAACCTGGACGCGAACATTAGCAGAATTTATGGCCCACCTGGTGAAAACTGAAGCCGCTTCAGGGACCTATCAATTAAGTAACGATAATACAGCCACTTGGTATGACTTTGCGAAGGAAATTTTGAAGGATACTGATGTTGAAGTAGCGCCAGTTACTTCTGAACAGTTCCCACAAAAGGCTTATCGGCCACAGCATTCAGTGATGAATTTGGATAAAGCTAAAGCAACTGGTTATCAAATTTTGACCTGGCAAGAAGCTTTATCGATGTTTAATAGAAGTTTAGTAGAAAAAAAGAATAATCTTAATATGTGAGGGAAATATAATTATGGCTCTAGGTAAAGATGAAAAAACTATGTTTGCAATGCGTATCAATAAAGATGAAAAGAACAAATTAAAGGCATTATTTAACGATATGGGATTAGATTTATCAACAGCCGTAAATCTTTTTTTTAAACAAAGTTTAGCAGTAAATGGACTACCCTTTAGACCTCAAAAAGTTGATTCTTCGCTGGCTTCTGCTAATAAACCGAAATTGAATTAGTTTTTATAAGTAGTGTATGAATGCAGAAAAAGAATATTATGAGGTGCAGATAATTTATGAAATTGCGATCTGACGATGTGAAGAAATTTATGGAGGAGTCTTTTTATTCAAGAACCTTTTTATATACCGGTATATCCGTACTTATTAATGGTACAGATAAGACATCCCTTGAGCTGGTACAAATGGGCAGACGAAATAAAGTAAAGAAAAAGTTGGAGAAAAAGTATAAAAATAGTTTAGAAAAGCCTTTGGAAAGTCCTACGGAAACTTCTACTGGAAATATAGTTTGGATGAGTTGGTTACAAGGCGAAGAAAACGCGCCTATTATAGTTCAACAAGCAATAAAGTCTGTTCGAAAAAACTTTCCAAACAGAAAAGTGATTTTAATTGATAACGAAAATTTGACATCATATGTCCATCTTCCAGATTTTGTTATGGAAAAATGGAATAAAGGATTGATTAGTAACACGCATTTTTCCGATCTGTTAAGATTGTATCTCTTAATTGAATATGGTGGTGTTTGGGTAGATGCTACTGTATTTATTAAAAAAGTTCCGGCAGATATACTGAAAGAAATTGATAAGGGATTATTCTTTTTTCAAAATTTGAGACCAGGTCAATCAGGAAATGCTATTTGGCTATCTAGTTGGTTGTTATCTGCACGCAAAAATGAGCCGGTATTAAAACAAACATATGAATTACTGATGAAGTACTGGAAGAAAAACAGGTATATTGTTGATTATTTTTTGTTTCATATATTTTTACACTTGGTTTTAAAATATCATCCTGAGGAAATGCTCAATATTAAGAAAATTCCCAATAGTTTGCCACTGATGTTAATGTATCAGTTGCGAGATAAGCAAAACCCAGAAGCTATAAAGCAGGCTTTTAATGAATTTCCAATACAAAAGGTCACCTACAAAAATATGCCATCACAAGATAGCAACTACAATTATTTAGAAGACCCTAGTAATGTTAAATTGATTTTACAAATGGGTGATTAAAAATGCTAAAAAAGCTGATTGAAAATATTATATATAAATTAAAAGGGTCGAAGTATTTAATTGATAAGGATATGACTCAGATACAGTTATTAAGTACGGTGATAATAAGAGGATTTATGATTATACGGGGAATGTTTTTAAGATTTCGTATTAAAGGATACGGTGTTATTTTTCGTGACAAAAAAGTAACGGTTATTTCGCCACAAAATATTATTACGCATGGCACGTTAAATCTTGGCAGTGGCTCGTTTATTGATGCCAGGGTGAAGCATAATATTGAGCTTGGAAAGAATTTTACTTTGGGTAGAAATAGTATGATTGAGGGATTTGGAGTGCTGCAAGATTTAGGTGTGGAATTGATTGTTGGAGATAATGTAGGTATTTCTGCGAATTCAATGCTTTCGATTCGTGGGTCAGTTTGCATAGGTAATGATGTTATTATTGGACCGTATTTTTCATTACATGCTGAAAACCATAACTTTAAGAATCAAAAAGAGATTATTAGGAATCAAGGTACAAGTAGAAAAGGTGTAACGATTGAGGATAATGTTTGGATTGGAGCAAAGGTAACAATTCTTGATGGAGTTACGATACATACTGGGGCAGTAATTGCCGCGGGAGCAGTTGTAACGGATGATGTTCCAAAATTAAGTGTGGTGGGCGGAGTTCCTGCAAAAATTATTAAATATAGAAAATAAGGAGTGAAATTTTTAATTATGACATCAATTCAAAAAATTGAATTAATGGCGCTTAAGGAATTTAGAGAGGTAGCACATGAGCATAATATTTCTTTTTTTCTACGTGGTGGTTCAGTAATGGGAGCCGTAAAATATGGTGGATTTATCCCTTGGGATGATGATATGGATATTGCAGTTCCTAGGGATGATTATGAAAAGCTTTTGAAAGTTTTCTCAGAAGAGTGGTCTCAAAATTTTTGGATTGCAAGTTATACTTATGGTGACCAAATTCATGCATATTTTCCAAGACTTTTAATCAAAGAAGATTTACGCATTAAGGAAGGATTACCTAAAAATAATCATTTAGGTTTTTCAATAATTGATATTTTACCATTAGATAATGTACCGAATACTTGGATTGGTAGAAAAATTTTCAAATATCGGGTTGGTATACTTCGTGCTTTGGGAGCTGTTTGGACCGTAGATATTAAGGATACAATAATGATTCACTCGAGTTTTCGACAGAGGGCTATCAAGATGATTAAGTGGACAGGAATTCAGAAATTCTACACGCAAAATCAAGTTTACGATAAGTTAGATAAAATTTATCGTAAAAATTGGGGTAGAACTGCATGGAAAGGAACTATAACGGGTTCATTATTTGATAAAGAACTTTTCCCACAAAAGGTATGGGGAAAAGGGAAAGTAGTCAATTTCGAAGATACACAATTTCGTATTCCTGAACAGTATGACAAGTATTTAAAACAATTATATGGAAATAATTATGCGTCTGAAGAACCAGCCTACAAAAAAAGTCATTTAAAGGATAAAAGGATACAGTAATGACAATTTTTATAATATTACATTATATGGCAATTGATTCAACCCTCAACGCAGTAAATCATATTTTGAACGATCTTTATGGAAGCAAGCGGATAATTATTGTTGATAATCATTCCCCAAATGAATCCGGGAAAAAACTGTTTTCGCATTTTGCTAATATTGATTGTGTAGATGTACTCTTAAATAAGGAAAATTTTGGTTTCGCACGAGGATGTAATGTTGGATATGAATTTGCACATAGATATAATGCTGACTTTTATGTTTTATTGAATAATGATATAGAATTTACTAACAAAAAATTTATTCAGCAGATACAACAGTCTTTTACAGATGAATATTTTGATGTCTTAGGCCCAGATATTTTAGTCCCAGAAACGGGTGTGCACCAAAATCCTAAAAAATATGGTATTTACACTTATGATCAAGTCTTAAGTATAAATAGAAAAAATAAAAAATTATTAAATCAAAGTAAATTTAAATTTGCCCTTAGAGCAAGCTTAAAGAATATATTATTACTTCGATCTTTAAAGGTTAAATTAGACAGTAGAAAATCAAACGTGAACCTACAACCTGCAACAAATGTTGTTTTGCATGGTTCAATTTTGGTTTTCTCAAAAGGGTTTATTGATCATGTTAAGTTTCCATTTGATGAAAATACGTTTTTTTATTTTGAAACTGAAATTATGAGCTTGAATTTAAAAAAACGGCATTTAATATCGAAATTTGATCCTTCAATCTGCGTATTGCATCATCAAAATACTGCTACACGTGAAACCTTTAATAATGTGATTAGTAGACAAAAATTCCAATTAGACAATATGGTAAATTCAACAGAGGTTTATTTAAAGTTAGTAAGGAATCAGAGTAAGGAGAAAAAGTAAATTCCTATGGACTTCGAAAATTTAGTGACAAAGGTCGTAGTTGTTACTTACGGAGAAAGATGGCCTTTGCTGAAAAAAACGTTAGATTCGATTATGAAACATAAGCGAATAGATGAAGTGATTATTGTACAAAATGGGTTGGAATATGATTTGCAATCTAAAATTAGCTCTTTTCCAAAACTGAAACTTATAATAAATGAAAAGAATGAAGGATCTGCAGGCGGGTTTTATGTCGGATTGAAATATTTGAAAAATAAATCGGAGCATAATTTTAATGTCTTAATTATGGACGATGATAATATTATAGATGACAATGCTTTCAAAGCACTAAATTGTGCGGAACATTTATATTCTTATGAGAACAAGCATATCTGGTCATTGTTTAGACCTGAAGTTCAAAGTGATTTGGCATTCTCGGAAGAATTTGAAAAGACCATTGACTCTATCTTCAACACAATTAATGGATTTACATTACTACATGTTTTGTTTAAAAACTACAAAATGATTCCGCGAAAATATGCTGAAGTGAATCGTTTGATAACTGCTCCATACTCCGGGTTGATATTTCCAGTAAAACTGCTTGATGAGGTGGGGTTACCCAATAAGGATTTTTACTTGTATTCTGATGATATAGATTTCACTTTGAGGATTACGAGAAATGGTTATCAAATTTACCAATATAAAGAGGCAAAGTCATATGATCAGGGCATAGCATGGCAAGAAATTAATTCCATAAAAAAAACCAATAGGGGCGCATTTTTTACAACTGATGAGATATATAGGCCATTATATACTTACAGAAATGAACTTTATATTAGTTATATAGAATTAAAAAGTAATAACTTGATATTTTGGATGAATTATTATTTCTTACAGCTTTGGATGTTCATTGATTACATGCCTAAAAATATCAATGGAATTAAGAAGTTTTTATTGCTAAAAAAA
This Lactiplantibacillus plantarum DNA region includes the following protein-coding sequences:
- the cps2T gene encoding beta 1-4 rhamnosyltransferase Cps2T; this translates as MQKREVFIVGAKGIPARYGGFESFVDQLTARKQTNRIHYYVACRRDLSENKADLYEYNDATCFNVDVPNIGPAKAIMYDVKAFKEALKIIRRKKIAHPIVYVLACRMGPFINHFKKQLKLFNGELLVNPDGHEWLRAKWSLPVRKYWKLSEQLMVKHADLLICDSQSIEKYIKTDYSKYQPQTRYIAYGSDIKKSEVSLRNQKVKEWYAKFNVKPNNYYLIVGRFVPENNYATMIKEFMKSDTNKDLIIITNVKKDKFYDDLEKSNHFLNDQRIKFVGTVYDNQILKFIRENAFAYLHGHEVGGTNPSLLEALGSTKVNLLLDVGFNREVGMSGAYYWTKDNGSLSSLIKRTEQLDCDGINRLSFLAKNRILKQFDWSIIINKYEKVFSGNY
- the rfbA gene encoding glucose-1-phosphate thymidylyltransferase RfbA — encoded protein: MKGIILAGGSGTRLYPITRAISKQLISIYDKPMIYYPLSTLMLAGIRDILIISTPKDTPRFKELLGDGHDLGLKLSYTVQENPNGLAEAFILGADFIGDDSVCLILGDNIYYGGGLSKMLQHASAKPKGATVFGYHVNDPERFGVVDFDENMHAKSIVEKPDHPASNYAVTGMYFYDNQVVDIAKNIQPSPRGELEITDINKVYLEHNELDVELMGRGFAWLDTGTHDSLQEASSFIATVERRENLKVACLEEVAYRMGYIDADKVYELAQPLKKNDYGQYLLRLIGRA
- the rfbC gene encoding dTDP-4-dehydrorhamnose 3,5-epimerase codes for the protein MGKLKVTTTKLQDVKIIEPAVFGDKRGFFTETYSDRDFKEAGIDFDFIQDNQSLSAEAGVLRGLHFQRGKAAQTKLIRVVTGAVLDVIVDVRAGSPTYGEWEGYIISESNHRQLLVPRGFAHGFVTLTDNVNFLYKCDNYYNAEADGGITFMDKDLNINWPIDYDQAITSEKDAKQQTFKEFEQNNPFAYGEI
- the rfbB gene encoding dTDP-glucose 4,6-dehydratase; protein product: MENLLVTGGAGFIGSNFVHYVYNHHPEVKITVLDKLTYAGNRANLEEILGDRVKLVVGDICDAPLVDELMQQTDAVVHYAAESHNDNSLKDPWPFIETNIIGTYTLIQSAHKFNKRFHHVSTDEVYGDLPLREDLPGHGEGVGEKFTPTSRYKPSSPYSSSKASSDLLVRAWVRSFGLQATISNCSNNYGPYQYIEKFIPRQITNILSGIRPKLYGSGKNVRDWIHTNDHSAAVWDILTKGKIGETYLIGADGEMNNKDVLEMILELMGQPKDAYDVVKDRPGHDLRYAIDSTKLRTELGWQPEFTDFRSGLKATIDWYTDHQDWWQADKNKVESNYAKNGQ
- the rfbD gene encoding dTDP-4-dehydrorhamnose reductase; translated protein: MAKVMIVGANGQLGHELQRLLNEQGMVFDALTEKELDITDLDAVKAKIAELQPAVLYDCAAYTAVDKAEDEGKALNWLVNVDGTKNLAQVAAEQGVKLVYVSTDYIFDGTNKGEYLEDDPANPKNEYGRAKWAGEEAVRHSGADYYIVRTSWVFGEFGHNFVFTMQNLAKTHDKLTVVNDQLGRPTWTRTLAEFMAHLVKTEAASGTYQLSNDNTATWYDFAKEILKDTDVEVAPVTSEQFPQKAYRPQHSVMNLDKAKATGYQILTWQEALSMFNRSLVEKKNNLNM
- a CDS encoding type II toxin-antitoxin system RelB/DinJ family antitoxin, encoding MALGKDEKTMFAMRINKDEKNKLKALFNDMGLDLSTAVNLFFKQSLAVNGLPFRPQKVDSSLASANKPKLN
- a CDS encoding capsular polysaccharide synthesis protein: MKKFMEESFYSRTFLYTGISVLINGTDKTSLELVQMGRRNKVKKKLEKKYKNSLEKPLESPTETSTGNIVWMSWLQGEENAPIIVQQAIKSVRKNFPNRKVILIDNENLTSYVHLPDFVMEKWNKGLISNTHFSDLLRLYLLIEYGGVWVDATVFIKKVPADILKEIDKGLFFFQNLRPGQSGNAIWLSSWLLSARKNEPVLKQTYELLMKYWKKNRYIVDYFLFHIFLHLVLKYHPEEMLNIKKIPNSLPLMLMYQLRDKQNPEAIKQAFNEFPIQKVTYKNMPSQDSNYNYLEDPSNVKLILQMGD
- a CDS encoding acyltransferase; amino-acid sequence: MLKKLIENIIYKLKGSKYLIDKDMTQIQLLSTVIIRGFMIIRGMFLRFRIKGYGVIFRDKKVTVISPQNIITHGTLNLGSGSFIDARVKHNIELGKNFTLGRNSMIEGFGVLQDLGVELIVGDNVGISANSMLSIRGSVCIGNDVIIGPYFSLHAENHNFKNQKEIIRNQGTSRKGVTIEDNVWIGAKVTILDGVTIHTGAVIAAGAVVTDDVPKLSVVGGVPAKIIKYRK
- a CDS encoding LicD family protein, whose protein sequence is MTSIQKIELMALKEFREVAHEHNISFFLRGGSVMGAVKYGGFIPWDDDMDIAVPRDDYEKLLKVFSEEWSQNFWIASYTYGDQIHAYFPRLLIKEDLRIKEGLPKNNHLGFSIIDILPLDNVPNTWIGRKIFKYRVGILRALGAVWTVDIKDTIMIHSSFRQRAIKMIKWTGIQKFYTQNQVYDKLDKIYRKNWGRTAWKGTITGSLFDKELFPQKVWGKGKVVNFEDTQFRIPEQYDKYLKQLYGNNYASEEPAYKKSHLKDKRIQ
- a CDS encoding glycosyltransferase gives rise to the protein MAIDSTLNAVNHILNDLYGSKRIIIVDNHSPNESGKKLFSHFANIDCVDVLLNKENFGFARGCNVGYEFAHRYNADFYVLLNNDIEFTNKKFIQQIQQSFTDEYFDVLGPDILVPETGVHQNPKKYGIYTYDQVLSINRKNKKLLNQSKFKFALRASLKNILLLRSLKVKLDSRKSNVNLQPATNVVLHGSILVFSKGFIDHVKFPFDENTFFYFETEIMSLNLKKRHLISKFDPSICVLHHQNTATRETFNNVISRQKFQLDNMVNSTEVYLKLVRNQSKEKK
- a CDS encoding glycosyltransferase; the encoded protein is MTKVVVVTYGERWPLLKKTLDSIMKHKRIDEVIIVQNGLEYDLQSKISSFPKLKLIINEKNEGSAGGFYVGLKYLKNKSEHNFNVLIMDDDNIIDDNAFKALNCAEHLYSYENKHIWSLFRPEVQSDLAFSEEFEKTIDSIFNTINGFTLLHVLFKNYKMIPRKYAEVNRLITAPYSGLIFPVKLLDEVGLPNKDFYLYSDDIDFTLRITRNGYQIYQYKEAKSYDQGIAWQEINSIKKTNRGAFFTTDEIYRPLYTYRNELYISYIELKSNNLIFWMNYYFLQLWMFIDYMPKNINGIKKFLLLKKAMRQGVKGVLGKAQWIEKTRREGK